From the genome of Mycetocola spongiae, one region includes:
- the trpS gene encoding tryptophan--tRNA ligase — MTKPRLYSGMQPSADSLQLGNYVGALKPWKALQEEHDAFFSVVDLHALTVPQDPATLREKIRRTAAQYIAAGISPEKSTLYVQSHVPAHTELAWILNTITGFGEAGRMTQFKDKSSRQGADATSVGLFAYPVLMAADILLYQTEVVPVGDDQRQHVELTRDLAERFNSRFGKTFTIPKALIGGDDARIYDLQNPTSKMSKSAESMAGVIWVLDEPAVSAKKIMRAVTDDEGVVAYDREKKPGVSNLLSIYSSLSGRAIPEIVAEYEGQGYGSLKKNLAELVVAEFGPVRERAHELMADPAELDRLLSRNADRANEAAQTTLAAAYDAVGLLRRG, encoded by the coding sequence ATGACCAAGCCTCGCCTGTACTCCGGAATGCAGCCCTCCGCGGATTCCCTTCAGCTCGGTAATTATGTGGGTGCGCTCAAGCCCTGGAAGGCGCTTCAGGAGGAGCACGATGCGTTCTTCTCCGTGGTGGATCTGCACGCCCTGACCGTGCCGCAGGATCCGGCAACGCTGCGCGAGAAGATTCGCCGCACCGCCGCGCAGTATATTGCCGCCGGAATCTCCCCCGAGAAGTCCACGCTCTATGTGCAGTCACATGTGCCCGCCCATACCGAGCTGGCCTGGATTCTTAATACCATCACCGGATTTGGCGAGGCCGGGCGGATGACGCAGTTTAAGGACAAGTCTTCGCGCCAGGGAGCGGATGCCACCAGCGTGGGGCTATTTGCCTATCCCGTGCTGATGGCCGCGGATATTTTGCTGTATCAGACGGAGGTGGTGCCGGTGGGAGACGATCAGCGCCAGCACGTGGAGCTCACCCGCGACCTCGCGGAGCGCTTTAACTCCCGCTTTGGCAAGACCTTCACCATTCCCAAGGCGCTGATCGGCGGCGATGACGCCCGCATCTACGACCTGCAGAACCCCACCTCGAAGATGTCTAAATCGGCCGAGTCGATGGCCGGGGTGATCTGGGTATTGGACGAGCCCGCGGTGAGCGCCAAGAAGATCATGCGCGCGGTGACCGATGATGAGGGTGTTGTGGCCTATGACCGCGAGAAGAAGCCCGGGGTGTCCAACCTGCTGTCGATCTATTCCTCGCTCAGCGGCCGGGCGATCCCCGAGATCGTGGCGGAATACGAGGGCCAGGGCTATGGCTCGCTGAAGAAAAACCTCGCGGAGCTGGTTGTGGCCGAGTTTGGCCCCGTGCGCGAGCGCGCCCACGAGCTGATGGCCGACCCGGCGGAGCTGGATCGACTGCTCTCGCGCAATGCCGATCGCGCAAATGAGGCGGCCCAGACCACCCTGGCCGCTGCCTATGACGCGGTGGGCCTGCTCCGCCGCGGCTAA
- a CDS encoding TetR/AcrR family transcriptional regulator — translation MTSTIRSAPAPAAAVGTRERILEAASELFYRQGLRAVSADKIIAEVGITKVTFYRHFRSKDDLIVAYLERLGEHERRAAEEVAEREERPEDVLRSIAEAIGSRSCQPGFRGCAFLNAAAEFADPGHPVRLTVQRHREWFHGLLAGLLTEMGVAEPAAVATQLVMLRDGAMIAGNLDDPRAVREALLASGRAIIGR, via the coding sequence ATGACATCTACGATCCGGAGCGCACCCGCTCCCGCCGCGGCGGTGGGCACGCGCGAGCGCATCCTCGAGGCCGCCTCCGAGCTGTTTTATCGCCAGGGATTGCGCGCGGTCAGCGCCGATAAGATCATCGCCGAGGTGGGCATCACCAAGGTGACCTTCTACCGCCATTTTCGTTCCAAGGACGACCTGATCGTGGCCTATCTGGAGCGGCTCGGGGAGCACGAGCGCCGCGCGGCCGAGGAGGTGGCCGAGCGCGAGGAGCGCCCCGAGGACGTGCTGCGGTCAATCGCGGAGGCCATCGGCTCGCGCAGTTGCCAACCGGGCTTCCGCGGTTGTGCCTTCCTGAATGCGGCGGCGGAGTTTGCCGATCCCGGGCATCCCGTGCGCCTCACCGTGCAGCGGCACCGGGAGTGGTTTCACGGCCTGCTTGCCGGGCTGCTCACCGAGATGGGCGTGGCGGAGCCCGCGGCGGTGGCCACGCAGCTGGTGATGCTCCGGGACGGGGCGATGATCGCCGGGAATCTCGATGATCCGCGCGCGGTACGGGAGGCGCTGCTCGCCTCGGGGCGCGCCATTATCGGGCGCTAG
- a CDS encoding GntR family transcriptional regulator — MVIERKTLRSQVREEILARMRTGAVQPGESINEVLLATELGVSRTPLREALIGLEAEGQITSENGKGFRFVRLSATDFAELGPIMATLEALAIELTPAAELEGIGRRLLAMSAANEAREAEPSLAVSLDDEWHETMIGGCPNQRLLEVIANNRELVHRYESVLTADRDTIEREAAEHTLIADAMIAGDVPAAKAALLANWQNGVVRLLEHARTSYVTP, encoded by the coding sequence TTGGTCATCGAACGTAAAACTCTTCGCTCCCAGGTACGCGAGGAGATCCTCGCGCGCATGCGCACCGGTGCCGTGCAGCCCGGAGAGAGCATCAACGAGGTCCTTCTTGCCACCGAGCTGGGCGTGAGCCGCACCCCGCTGCGCGAGGCGCTGATCGGCCTCGAGGCCGAGGGCCAGATCACCAGCGAAAATGGCAAGGGCTTTCGTTTTGTACGCCTGAGCGCCACCGATTTTGCAGAGCTGGGCCCGATCATGGCCACGCTCGAGGCCCTCGCAATCGAGCTCACCCCCGCCGCGGAGCTTGAGGGCATCGGCCGTCGCCTCCTCGCGATGTCCGCCGCAAACGAGGCCCGCGAGGCCGAGCCCTCGCTCGCCGTATCCCTCGACGATGAGTGGCACGAGACCATGATTGGCGGCTGCCCCAATCAGCGCCTCCTCGAGGTCATCGCCAATAACCGCGAGCTGGTGCACCGCTATGAATCGGTTCTCACCGCCGACCGGGATACCATCGAGCGCGAGGCGGCCGAACACACCCTGATCGCCGATGCCATGATCGCGGGGGATGTGCCCGCGGCCAAGGCCGCCCTGCTGGCCAATTGGCAAAACGGCGTGGTGCGCCTCCTGGAGCACGCCCGCACGTCCTACGTCACGCCCTGA
- a CDS encoding dihydroxyacetone kinase family protein, whose product MAYIFNSASEFAEESIEGFLDIYSDIVRPVHGGVARSSKTPRGNVAVVIGGGSGHYPAFGGLVGPGLAHGAAMGNVFASPSALQIYSVAKSVENGGGVLLTYGNYAGDVLNFNQAQERLRSEGIACETVAVTDDISSASLAEIHKRRGIAGDLAVFKAAAVAADAGLSLEEVVAVAARANARTRTFGVAFGGATLPGAEDALFSVPAGKMALGMGIHGEPGIGEADMMRARELADLMWTRVLAEKPAEAGDRAVIFVNGLGSVKNEELFVLYNEFRQLAARDGVTLLQPEVGELVTSFEMAGVSLTLFWTDEELESLWSAPAYTPAYRKGSVIDSGEAADRTAEAEEELIVAPATDDSRGAAARIGELIALVAATVDEHAEELGRLDSIAGDGDHGIGMQRGSRAAAAAVAPYLAAGAGAQGLLVGSGDAWADHAGGTSGALWGAILGTLGRSLGNESTPDAASVSAAVRAASDAVMKFGGARPGDKTMVDSLVAFADSLENRVGAGSDLVPAWVGAAADATRVARETADMMPKMGRARPHAEKALGTPDPGAISLALIVTAIAENLEKEEN is encoded by the coding sequence ATGGCGTATATCTTCAACTCCGCAAGTGAATTCGCGGAGGAATCGATCGAGGGATTCCTCGACATCTATTCCGATATTGTTCGTCCCGTGCACGGCGGTGTGGCCCGCTCCTCGAAGACCCCGCGCGGAAACGTCGCCGTGGTCATCGGTGGAGGCTCCGGCCACTACCCGGCCTTTGGTGGCCTCGTGGGCCCCGGCCTCGCACACGGTGCGGCGATGGGAAACGTCTTTGCATCGCCCTCCGCACTCCAGATTTATTCCGTAGCCAAGTCCGTGGAAAACGGCGGCGGCGTGCTGCTCACCTATGGCAATTACGCCGGTGACGTCCTCAACTTTAACCAGGCCCAGGAGCGACTGCGCTCCGAGGGAATCGCGTGCGAGACCGTGGCCGTGACCGATGACATCTCCAGCGCCTCGCTCGCCGAGATTCATAAGCGCCGCGGCATCGCCGGCGACCTGGCCGTGTTTAAGGCCGCCGCCGTGGCCGCCGACGCCGGCCTCTCGCTCGAGGAGGTTGTGGCCGTGGCCGCCCGCGCCAATGCCCGCACCCGCACGTTTGGTGTGGCCTTCGGCGGCGCCACCCTCCCCGGTGCCGAGGATGCGCTCTTCAGCGTCCCCGCCGGCAAGATGGCCCTCGGCATGGGAATCCACGGCGAGCCCGGTATCGGCGAGGCCGATATGATGCGCGCCCGCGAGCTGGCCGACCTGATGTGGACCCGCGTCCTGGCCGAGAAGCCCGCGGAGGCCGGCGACCGCGCCGTGATCTTTGTGAACGGCCTCGGCTCGGTCAAAAACGAGGAACTTTTTGTCCTCTATAACGAGTTCCGCCAGCTTGCCGCACGCGATGGCGTCACGCTGCTCCAGCCCGAGGTGGGCGAGCTCGTGACCAGCTTCGAAATGGCCGGAGTATCCCTCACGCTGTTCTGGACCGATGAGGAACTCGAGTCCCTGTGGTCCGCCCCCGCCTATACCCCCGCCTACCGCAAGGGCTCGGTGATCGATTCCGGCGAGGCCGCAGACCGCACCGCCGAGGCCGAGGAGGAGCTGATCGTGGCTCCCGCAACCGATGACTCGCGCGGCGCCGCCGCGCGCATCGGCGAGCTGATCGCGCTGGTCGCCGCAACCGTGGACGAGCACGCCGAGGAGCTGGGCCGCCTCGACTCGATTGCCGGAGACGGCGATCACGGCATCGGTATGCAGCGCGGTTCGCGCGCCGCCGCCGCAGCCGTGGCACCCTACCTCGCCGCCGGAGCCGGCGCGCAGGGACTGCTGGTGGGTTCGGGCGATGCCTGGGCCGATCACGCCGGCGGAACCTCGGGAGCGCTCTGGGGAGCGATCCTCGGCACCCTCGGCCGCAGCCTCGGCAACGAGTCGACCCCGGACGCAGCGTCCGTCTCCGCCGCCGTGCGCGCCGCGAGCGATGCCGTCATGAAGTTTGGTGGCGCCCGCCCGGGAGATAAGACGATGGTTGACTCCCTCGTGGCCTTCGCCGATTCGCTCGAAAACCGCGTGGGTGCGGGCAGCGACCTGGTGCCCGCCTGGGTCGGAGCCGCCGCCGATGCCACCCGCGTGGCCCGCGAGACCGCCGACATGATGCCGAAGATGGGCCGCGCCCGTCCGCACGCCGAGAAGGCCCTCGGGACCCCCGATCCCGGCGCGATCTCCCTCGCGCTGATCGTGACCGCAATCGCCGAAAATCTTGAGAAGGAAGAGAACTAA
- a CDS encoding MIP/aquaporin family protein: MDITLGTVFISEAVGTALLTLLGGGVVANVLLTKTKGFAGGPLMINIGWGLAVFAGVIASYASGAHLNPAVTVGIITSGNEWFVDGQIAITLGATLVYFAAQLLGAFLGAVFVFLAYKKHFDITEDPALKLGVFSTGPEIRSYGWNLITEIIGTFVLVFVIIGFGRNGDAAGLAALGALPVALLVIAIGVSLGGPTGYAINPVRDLGPRIAHAILPIKNKGTSDWSYSWVPVVGPLIGGAIAGFAAPVLLPLLS; encoded by the coding sequence ATGGACATAACGCTAGGGACGGTATTTATCTCGGAGGCGGTGGGCACCGCGCTGCTGACACTGCTCGGAGGAGGTGTGGTGGCCAATGTGCTGCTCACCAAAACCAAGGGCTTCGCCGGCGGCCCGCTGATGATTAATATCGGCTGGGGCCTGGCCGTATTTGCCGGTGTGATCGCGTCCTATGCCTCGGGTGCACATCTGAACCCCGCGGTTACGGTGGGCATCATCACCTCGGGTAATGAGTGGTTTGTGGACGGACAGATCGCCATCACGCTCGGGGCCACGCTGGTCTATTTTGCGGCTCAACTCCTCGGCGCCTTCCTGGGCGCCGTTTTTGTTTTCCTCGCCTATAAGAAGCATTTTGATATCACCGAGGACCCGGCACTGAAGCTCGGCGTCTTCTCCACCGGCCCCGAGATTCGCTCCTATGGCTGGAACCTGATCACCGAGATCATCGGCACGTTTGTGCTGGTCTTTGTGATTATCGGCTTTGGCCGCAACGGCGATGCCGCGGGTCTCGCGGCGCTCGGCGCACTGCCCGTGGCGCTGCTGGTGATCGCGATTGGTGTCTCTCTGGGTGGCCCCACCGGCTATGCGATTAACCCGGTGCGTGACCTGGGTCCGCGCATCGCACACGCGATCCTGCCCATTAAAAACAAGGGCACCAGCGACTGGTCCTATTCCTGGGTCCCCGTAGTGGGCCCGCTGATCGGCGGGGCCATCGCGGGATTTGCCGCACCGGTATTGCTCCCGTTGCTGAGCTAG
- a CDS encoding DeoR/GlpR family DNA-binding transcription regulator, whose product MATNSRNHKRDDRRKGIAEAVMEQGAVRIEDLAERFDISLMTVHRDLDDLEERGILRKSRGIATALASTLVESSIVYRQGQRLDNKRSLAAAALDYVEAGQSVFLDDSTTAHQLLPFLKDRTPLTVITNSLVAINEVNTMSRISLIALGGTYHNWCSSFMGRMTNDAIQKLRGDVVIMSAPAVTGGTLYFQALETVDTKRAMLDAAATRILLVDHTKFAKRALHALAHLREFDVVIVDSLTETGEIEALRAEGVNIVVAPPYTGHP is encoded by the coding sequence ATGGCGACGAATTCGCGTAACCATAAGAGAGACGACCGCCGCAAGGGCATCGCCGAGGCCGTCATGGAGCAGGGTGCCGTGCGCATCGAGGATCTCGCGGAGCGTTTTGATATCAGCCTGATGACCGTGCACCGCGACCTGGACGACCTCGAGGAGCGCGGGATTCTGCGCAAGTCTCGCGGTATCGCCACGGCCCTGGCCTCCACCCTGGTGGAGTCCAGCATCGTCTATCGGCAGGGGCAGCGCCTAGATAATAAGCGCTCGCTCGCGGCCGCCGCGCTGGACTATGTGGAGGCCGGACAATCGGTATTCCTCGATGATTCCACCACGGCCCATCAGCTGCTTCCCTTCCTCAAGGACCGCACCCCGCTCACCGTGATCACCAACTCCCTGGTGGCGATCAACGAGGTGAATACCATGTCCCGGATCTCCCTGATCGCGCTCGGCGGCACGTATCACAACTGGTGCTCCTCCTTTATGGGGCGGATGACCAATGACGCGATTCAGAAGCTGCGCGGCGACGTGGTGATCATGTCCGCCCCGGCCGTGACCGGCGGCACCCTGTATTTCCAGGCGCTGGAAACCGTGGATACCAAGCGGGCCATGCTTGATGCCGCGGCCACCCGCATCCTGCTGGTGGACCACACCAAATTTGCCAAGCGCGCACTGCACGCCCTCGCCCACCTGCGGGAGTTTGACGTGGTGATCGTGGACAGCCTCACCGAGACCGGCGAGATCGAGGCCCTGCGCGCCGAGGGCGTAAATATCGTGGTGGCCCCGCCCTATACGGGCCACCCCTAA
- a CDS encoding ribose-5-phosphate isomerase — protein MTEKLRIVVGSDEAGFDYKEVLKADLEGNDLVASVTDVGVNADGHTAYPTIAIAAAEMVARGEADRALLVCGTGLGVAIAANKVSGIRAVTAHDSFSVERAILSNNAQVLTFGQRVVGLELARRLAREWLTYRFDETSASAEKVAEIVAYESTHGTPGEGEGQGC, from the coding sequence ATGACCGAAAAACTGCGTATTGTCGTCGGCTCGGACGAGGCCGGATTTGACTATAAAGAGGTCCTGAAGGCCGATCTTGAGGGCAATGACCTCGTGGCCTCGGTGACCGATGTGGGCGTAAACGCCGACGGTCACACCGCGTATCCCACGATCGCGATCGCGGCCGCCGAGATGGTGGCGCGCGGCGAGGCCGACCGCGCGCTCCTGGTCTGCGGCACCGGCCTGGGTGTGGCAATCGCCGCCAATAAGGTATCCGGCATCCGCGCCGTGACCGCCCACGATAGCTTCTCCGTGGAGCGCGCCATCCTGTCCAATAACGCCCAGGTTCTCACCTTCGGCCAGCGCGTGGTGGGCCTGGAGCTCGCCCGCCGCCTGGCCCGCGAGTGGCTCACCTACCGTTTCGACGAGACCTCCGCCTCGGCCGAGAAGGTTGCCGAGATCGTGGCCTATGAGTCCACGCACGGTACCCCCGGCGAGGGCGAAGGGCAGGGCTGCTAG
- a CDS encoding NAD(P)-dependent alcohol dehydrogenase encodes MSQLPETMRASVLLAAEELEIQDRAVPVPDADQVLVRIEAVGVCGSDVHFYHEGKLGDWIVEEPLVLGHESAGVIVAVGADVDPARVGERVSIEPQRPDPTSRESLSGNYNLDPHMEFYAVPGVDGAFAQYATIQSHFAHTVPDHVSLEAAALLEPLSVAIATARKAGFTVGSRVLITGAGPIGIITAQVAKAYGASEIIVTDVDARRREQAERFGATKTIDPIAEPVGTLGLDVDSFIDASGAAAAVRSGFGEVRPGGTVVLVGMGASEIPLPVTTIQNNELIVTGIFRYNNTWPTAIELVASGKVDLDALVTGRFDLDHVADALNSTRNPDTLKSVVTPNA; translated from the coding sequence ATGAGCCAGCTTCCCGAAACCATGCGTGCGAGCGTGCTGCTCGCCGCGGAGGAGCTCGAAATCCAGGACCGTGCGGTACCGGTTCCCGATGCCGACCAGGTCCTGGTGCGCATCGAGGCCGTGGGCGTGTGTGGCTCCGATGTTCACTTCTATCACGAGGGAAAGCTCGGCGACTGGATCGTTGAGGAGCCCCTCGTGCTGGGCCACGAATCGGCCGGTGTGATCGTGGCCGTGGGCGCCGATGTGGACCCCGCCCGCGTGGGCGAGCGCGTCTCGATCGAGCCGCAGCGTCCCGACCCCACCTCGCGCGAATCGCTCTCGGGTAATTACAACCTCGACCCGCACATGGAGTTTTATGCGGTTCCCGGCGTGGACGGTGCATTTGCGCAGTACGCCACGATCCAGAGCCACTTCGCCCACACGGTTCCCGATCACGTGAGCCTCGAGGCCGCCGCCCTGCTGGAGCCGCTCTCGGTGGCCATCGCCACCGCCCGCAAGGCCGGGTTCACCGTGGGTTCGCGCGTGCTGATCACCGGTGCCGGCCCGATCGGCATCATCACCGCCCAGGTGGCCAAGGCCTATGGCGCAAGCGAGATCATCGTGACCGATGTGGACGCCCGCCGCCGCGAGCAGGCCGAGCGCTTTGGTGCCACCAAGACCATCGACCCGATTGCGGAGCCCGTGGGCACGCTGGGCCTGGACGTGGACTCCTTCATCGACGCCTCGGGTGCCGCCGCCGCGGTGCGCTCGGGCTTCGGCGAGGTGCGCCCCGGAGGCACCGTGGTGCTGGTGGGTATGGGAGCCAGCGAGATTCCGCTGCCCGTGACCACGATTCAGAATAACGAGCTCATCGTTACCGGGATCTTCCGCTATAACAACACCTGGCCCACGGCCATCGAGCTGGTGGCCAGCGGCAAGGTGGACCTGGACGCCCTCGTGACCGGTCGCTTCGACCTGGATCACGTCGCGGATGCGCTGAACTCCACGCGCAACCCCGATACCCTGAAGTCCGTGGTCACGCCCAACGCCTAG
- the glpK gene encoding glycerol kinase GlpK encodes MADYVIAIDQGTTSSRAIIFDHSGNIVSSGQLEHEQIFPRAGWVEHDPKQIWDNTREAIGQALSKANLTRHDIAAIGITNQRETAVVWDKNTGEPVYNAIVWQDTRTQDIVERLAADGGIERFKKTVGLPLATYFSGTKIVWILENVEGARERAEAGDLIFGTTDTWILWNLTGGVEGGLHVTDVTNASRTLFLNLETLEWDHEILEAFGVPASMLPEVRSSSEVYGEADTHSLLREVPIAGILGDQQAATFGQAAFEKGEAKNTYGTGNFLIFNTGTDIIHSENGLLTTIGYKIGDGPTHYALEGSIAVTGSLIQWLRDNLGLISSAAEVEELARGVEDNGGAYFVPAFSGLFAPYWRSDARGALVGLTRYVNKGHIARAALESIAYQTAEVLDAVNADAGVDLTELRVDGGATANDLLLQFQADMLGVPVVRPVVAETTALGAAYAAGLAVGFWKDLDELSANWQEDKRWLPEMDRAERDRLYRSWKKAVTKTFDWVDEDVN; translated from the coding sequence ATGGCCGACTACGTTATCGCCATCGACCAGGGCACCACCTCCTCGCGGGCGATCATCTTTGATCACTCGGGAAATATTGTGTCCTCGGGACAGCTGGAGCACGAACAGATCTTTCCGCGGGCAGGCTGGGTGGAACACGACCCCAAGCAGATCTGGGACAATACCCGCGAGGCGATTGGGCAGGCGCTGTCCAAGGCCAATCTGACCCGGCACGATATCGCGGCCATCGGCATCACCAATCAGCGCGAGACCGCCGTGGTCTGGGATAAAAACACCGGCGAGCCCGTTTATAACGCGATTGTCTGGCAGGATACCCGCACCCAGGACATCGTGGAGCGACTCGCGGCCGATGGCGGCATCGAGCGCTTTAAAAAGACCGTGGGCCTGCCCCTGGCCACCTATTTTTCGGGCACCAAGATCGTCTGGATCCTCGAAAACGTGGAGGGTGCGCGCGAGCGCGCCGAGGCCGGGGACCTGATCTTCGGCACCACCGATACCTGGATCCTGTGGAACCTCACGGGCGGTGTGGAGGGCGGGTTGCACGTGACCGATGTCACCAATGCCAGCCGCACGCTGTTCCTCAACCTGGAAACCCTGGAATGGGATCACGAAATCCTGGAGGCCTTTGGAGTTCCCGCCTCGATGCTGCCCGAGGTGCGCTCCTCCTCCGAGGTATATGGCGAGGCCGATACCCATAGCCTGCTGCGCGAGGTACCCATTGCCGGTATCCTCGGCGATCAGCAGGCGGCCACATTTGGTCAGGCCGCGTTTGAGAAGGGCGAGGCCAAAAACACCTATGGCACCGGTAACTTCCTGATCTTTAACACCGGCACGGATATCATCCATTCGGAGAACGGGCTGCTCACCACGATCGGCTATAAGATCGGCGATGGCCCGACCCACTACGCGCTGGAGGGGTCGATTGCGGTGACCGGATCGCTCATCCAGTGGCTGCGCGATAACCTCGGGCTGATCAGCTCGGCCGCCGAGGTGGAGGAGCTGGCGCGCGGCGTGGAGGATAACGGCGGGGCGTATTTTGTCCCCGCGTTCTCGGGCCTCTTTGCGCCGTATTGGCGCTCGGATGCGCGCGGCGCGCTGGTGGGCCTGACCCGCTATGTCAATAAGGGCCATATTGCCCGGGCCGCGCTGGAATCGATCGCCTATCAGACGGCCGAGGTACTGGATGCGGTGAATGCCGATGCCGGGGTGGACCTGACCGAGCTGCGCGTGGACGGCGGGGCCACGGCCAATGACCTGCTGCTGCAGTTCCAGGCCGATATGCTCGGCGTTCCCGTGGTGCGTCCGGTGGTGGCCGAGACCACCGCGCTGGGGGCCGCCTATGCCGCGGGCCTGGCGGTGGGGTTCTGGAAGGACCTGGACGAGCTCTCCGCGAACTGGCAGGAGGATAAGCGCTGGCTGCCCGAGATGGACCGGGCCGAGCGCGACCGCCTCTATCGCTCGTGGAAGAAGGCCGTGACCAAGACCTTCGACTGGGTGGACGAGGACGTAAACTAA
- a CDS encoding triose-phosphate isomerase family protein, with translation MGISLKMYLGHRATLDWTRAVVDIARADPGVSAGRTTVALLPTFVSLDASLALAAGTPVAIGAQDLFWEDNGAFTGEVSGQTLAEIGCGYVEIGHAERRSLFGEDEGVVARKLAAAARNGLAPILCVGEPAHGSAASAAAVSIAQLRSALSELEGTLDHLVVAYEPVWAIGAAKPADPEHVRAVCREIRAELDSHPRIGRGTVIYGGSAGPGVLDTLGEDVDGLFLGRFAHDPEALRSILVEADAQHETVSPAH, from the coding sequence GTGGGTATCAGCCTCAAGATGTACCTGGGGCACCGCGCTACCCTCGACTGGACCCGCGCGGTGGTAGACATCGCACGGGCCGATCCCGGCGTGAGCGCCGGCCGCACCACCGTGGCGCTTCTGCCCACGTTTGTGTCGCTGGATGCCTCGCTCGCCCTGGCCGCGGGAACCCCCGTGGCCATCGGCGCCCAGGACCTGTTCTGGGAGGATAACGGAGCCTTCACCGGCGAGGTGAGCGGTCAGACGCTCGCCGAGATCGGCTGCGGCTACGTGGAGATCGGCCATGCGGAGCGTCGCTCGCTCTTTGGCGAGGACGAGGGTGTGGTGGCCCGCAAGCTCGCGGCCGCGGCGCGTAACGGCCTCGCGCCGATCCTGTGCGTGGGCGAGCCCGCGCACGGCAGCGCAGCCTCGGCCGCCGCCGTGAGCATCGCCCAGCTGCGCTCGGCCCTGTCCGAGCTTGAGGGCACCCTGGATCACCTCGTGGTGGCCTATGAGCCCGTCTGGGCAATCGGCGCGGCCAAGCCCGCCGATCCCGAGCATGTGCGCGCTGTCTGCCGCGAGATTCGGGCCGAGCTGGATTCCCATCCGCGCATCGGCCGCGGCACGGTAATCTATGGGGGAAGTGCCGGACCCGGTGTGCTGGACACGCTCGGCGAGGACGTGGATGGCCTGTTCCTGGGCCGCTTCGCGCATGACCCCGAGGCGCTGCGCAGCATCCTGGTGGAGGCCGATGCACAGCACGAAACGGTCTCACCGGCACACTAA
- a CDS encoding organic hydroperoxide resistance protein, whose product MTDTLYTAVATSTGDGRAGGRVLSSDGVLDLTLAVPTEMGGRGGGTNPEQLFAAGWAACFHSALKGVAAAEKITLNDSAVVADIGIKPNGQGGYGLEAAIHVELADIDQATADRLVATAHQVCPYSNATRGNIDVRIDTTVG is encoded by the coding sequence ATGACAGATACCCTCTATACCGCCGTTGCCACGTCCACCGGAGACGGCCGCGCCGGGGGCCGCGTGCTCTCGAGCGACGGCGTACTGGATCTCACCCTCGCCGTGCCCACCGAGATGGGTGGCCGCGGCGGTGGAACCAACCCCGAGCAGCTTTTTGCCGCGGGCTGGGCCGCCTGTTTCCACTCGGCCCTGAAGGGTGTGGCCGCGGCCGAGAAGATCACCCTGAACGATTCCGCGGTGGTAGCCGATATCGGCATTAAGCCCAACGGCCAGGGCGGCTACGGCCTCGAGGCCGCGATCCACGTGGAGCTCGCCGATATCGATCAGGCCACCGCCGATCGCCTCGTGGCCACCGCCCACCAGGTCTGCCCGTATTCCAATGCCACGCGCGGAAATATCGACGTCCGCATCGATACCACCGTCGGCTAG